A single genomic interval of Armigeres subalbatus isolate Guangzhou_Male unplaced genomic scaffold, GZ_Asu_2 Contig423, whole genome shotgun sequence harbors:
- the LOC134204151 gene encoding cysteine-rich venom protein 6-like, whose product MRFATIALVLAASTAALCHHVPCKVCLDPNTEYRLCGNECPRTCENLHPEPPCTQVCMRGCYCKKGYVRENHSGLCVRPEDCPKPKPKPSCGCSKAPKPSK is encoded by the exons ATGAGATTCGCAACAATCGCCCTTGTCCTTGCCGCCAGTACTGCCGCACTCTGCCATCACGTGCCATGCAAAG TGTGCCTGGATCCCAACACCGAGTACCGACTGTGCGGCAATGAGTGTCCCAGAACCTGTGAAAACCTGCACCCGGAACCACCGTGCACGCAAGTTTGTATGCGCGGCTGCTACTGCAAGAAGGGCTACGTGCGCGAAAACCACAGTGGACTGTGCGTTCGGCCAGAGGATTGTCCGAAGCCCAAGCCGAAACCTTCCTGCGGATGTTCCAAGGCCCCAAAGCCGAGCAAGT